Proteins from one Phyllobacterium zundukense genomic window:
- a CDS encoding Lrp/AsnC ligand binding domain-containing protein, giving the protein MKPVFLQLQCFPGKTYEVAAALFEREIVSELYSTSGDYDLLMKIYIPEDQDIGKFINDNVLDITGIARSLTTMTFTAF; this is encoded by the coding sequence ATGAAACCCGTCTTCCTGCAGCTGCAATGCTTTCCCGGTAAAACCTATGAGGTGGCTGCTGCACTTTTCGAGCGCGAAATCGTCTCGGAGCTTTATTCGACCAGCGGCGACTACGACCTGCTGATGAAGATCTATATTCCCGAGGATCAGGATATCGGCAAGTTCATCAACGACAATGTGCTCGACATTACCGGCATCGCCCGATCTTTGACGACGATGACGTTTACAGCGTTCTGA
- the ilvD gene encoding dihydroxy-acid dehydratase — MPPYRSRTTTHGRNMAGARGLWRATGMKDEDFGKPIIAVVNSFTQFVPGHVHLKDLGQLVAREIESAGGVAKEFNTIAVDDGIAMGHDGMLYSLPSREIIADSVEYMVNAHCADAMVCISNCDKITPGMLMAALRLNIPVVFVSGGPMEAGKVVWDDKEKKLDLVDAMVAAADDRISDEEVKAIERSACPTCGSCSGMFTANSMNCLTEALGLSLPGNGSTLATHADRRRLFVEAGHLVVDLARRYYEQDDETALPRSIASFAAFENAMTLDIAMGGSTNTVLHLLAAAHEGEIDFTMADIDRLSRRVPVLCKVAPAVANVHMEDVHHAGGVMGILGELDRAGLLDTSVYSVHAANLGAALDRWDVVRSKNKSVHDFFMAAPGGVPTQVAFSQERRFVDVDLDRETGVIRNAEHAYSKDGGLAVLYGNLAEDGCIVKTAGVDESILKFSGPARIFESQDSAVLGILNGGVKPGDIVLIRYEGPRGGPGMQEMLYPTSYLKSKGLGKACALVTDGRFSGGSSGLSIGHVSPEAAEGGLIALVHEGDIIDIDIPNRKIHLAVDDAVIADRRAHMEAKGAAAWKPEEKRKRKITTALRAYGAMATSAARGAVRQIPDHWE, encoded by the coding sequence ATGCCGCCCTATCGTTCACGCACAACCACCCATGGCCGCAATATGGCAGGAGCCCGCGGGCTCTGGCGCGCGACCGGCATGAAGGACGAGGATTTCGGCAAGCCGATTATTGCTGTGGTGAACTCTTTCACACAGTTCGTGCCCGGCCATGTTCACCTGAAGGATCTCGGCCAGCTTGTTGCGCGTGAAATCGAAAGTGCGGGCGGCGTTGCCAAGGAATTCAATACGATCGCTGTCGACGACGGTATCGCCATGGGCCATGATGGCATGCTGTATTCGCTCCCCAGCCGCGAGATCATCGCCGATAGTGTCGAGTATATGGTCAATGCCCACTGCGCCGACGCGATGGTCTGCATCTCCAATTGCGACAAAATTACCCCCGGAATGCTGATGGCGGCACTGCGCCTGAACATTCCGGTCGTGTTCGTTTCCGGTGGACCGATGGAAGCAGGCAAGGTCGTCTGGGACGACAAGGAAAAGAAGCTCGATCTGGTCGATGCCATGGTAGCTGCCGCAGATGACCGCATCTCCGATGAGGAGGTCAAGGCAATCGAGCGCTCAGCCTGCCCGACCTGCGGCTCCTGCTCCGGCATGTTCACCGCAAATTCGATGAACTGCCTGACCGAGGCGCTTGGCCTTTCATTGCCGGGCAATGGCTCTACGCTCGCAACCCATGCGGATCGGCGTCGTCTCTTCGTCGAGGCCGGTCACCTCGTCGTGGATCTCGCGCGCCGCTATTATGAGCAGGATGACGAGACTGCCCTGCCGCGCTCCATCGCGTCATTTGCCGCGTTTGAAAACGCCATGACGCTGGATATCGCCATGGGCGGGTCAACGAATACGGTGCTGCATCTGCTTGCGGCCGCGCACGAAGGCGAGATCGATTTCACCATGGCGGATATCGACCGCCTGTCCCGCCGCGTTCCGGTTCTTTGCAAGGTTGCGCCCGCAGTTGCCAATGTTCACATGGAAGACGTCCATCACGCCGGTGGTGTCATGGGCATTCTGGGTGAACTCGATCGCGCCGGCCTGCTCGACACATCGGTTTACTCGGTACATGCAGCCAATCTCGGTGCGGCGCTCGATCGCTGGGATGTCGTTCGCAGCAAGAACAAATCCGTGCATGATTTCTTCATGGCGGCGCCGGGTGGTGTGCCGACGCAGGTCGCCTTCAGCCAGGAGCGCCGCTTCGTCGATGTCGATCTCGACCGCGAAACGGGTGTCATCCGCAACGCGGAACACGCCTATTCCAAGGATGGCGGGCTCGCGGTACTCTATGGTAATCTCGCCGAGGACGGCTGTATCGTCAAAACCGCTGGCGTAGACGAGTCGATCCTGAAATTCTCCGGTCCCGCTCGCATTTTCGAAAGCCAAGACAGTGCAGTGCTTGGTATTCTGAATGGAGGCGTCAAGCCCGGCGATATCGTGCTGATCCGCTACGAGGGTCCTCGCGGCGGACCTGGCATGCAGGAAATGCTCTATCCCACCAGCTATCTGAAATCCAAAGGCCTGGGCAAGGCTTGTGCCCTTGTGACGGACGGACGTTTCTCCGGTGGATCGTCAGGCCTTTCCATTGGCCACGTCTCGCCGGAAGCGGCGGAAGGCGGGTTGATCGCGCTTGTCCATGAGGGCGATATCATCGATATCGATATTCCCAATCGCAAGATTCACCTTGCTGTCGATGATGCTGTTATCGCCGATCGTCGCGCTCATATGGAAGCCAAGGGCGCGGCCGCCTGGAAGCCGGAAGAAAAACGCAAGCGCAAGATCACCACTGCGCTGCGGGCCTATGGCGCGATGGCGACGAGTGCTGCCCGGGGTGCTGTCCGGCAGATACCGGATCATTGGGAATAA